The segment CTTGGATGTCTGACCTCATGCTTTCCGTGAGCTCTGCCCGTTCCAAGAGGGAGAGATTTGTGCGAAGGCTCGTCAACGGAGTCCGCAACTCATGAGACGCATCTGCGACTAGCTGGCGCTGCGCATTCTGGGCTGATTCAAGCTCCGACAGCATCGTGTTCATCGTGGCGGCCAATCGCGCCAATTCGTCGTTGCCCTCAATGTCGATTCGATGCCTTGCGGAGCGGGTCGCTGCGACCCGCTCCGCAATCTCGGTGAGAGTCCGCACGGGCCGCAGCCCGTGCCGCGCACTGAAGTAGCCGCTCAGTCCGGCAATGAGTACCCCAGTAAGGGCGAATCCAACCAGGAAGAAGCCAAGCCGGCGGATTGCCCTGTCCACAGGAGTGGTCGGAGTGCCGATCAGCAGTGCCCTGTCCCCGCTGAGCGGAGTGATCAGCATTCGGACGCGTGCGCCGTTGACTGTTGTGTCGGCGTAAAACGAGCCACGCTCCGCTGTCGCAACCTTAAGTGCGGCCTCGGTGACGGGCAGATCCAGGCCGCCGGTTTCGGGCTGATCCTTGCTGCCGATCACCCTGCTGCAGGCCGGCGAGCCGACGATTTCACAATAGCCACTGGCGGTCCAATCTGCTTGTGCCTCCACCAATCTGGTGACGCGGGTAGCTTCACGGCGCAACGACAGGTCCTGTTGTGACTTCATCTCATTGCTGGTGAACAGATAAATGACACTGGTAAAACAGACAATAACTATGGCCATCACCAAGGCCGTGGTCATGGCCAGCCGGGTCCGCAACGGCCACGGTCGCTGCAGGAATCCTGCCGTCACTGCTCAGCCATGCGGTAGCCGATGCCACGGACAGTGTGCACCAGGCGGGGCTCTCCGTCCTCTTCAAGCTTTCGTCGGAGGTAGGACACATACACTTCCAAGGCATTGGATGACGGCCCAAAATCTGTGTCCCAGATGGCTGCTGAGATTTGCGCCCGGTTGAGGGTTTGCCCGGCGTTTTCAACCATGACCCGCAGCAGCGCGAACTCGGTATGGCTGAACTCGATATACCTGCCGGCGCGGGTGGCGCTCCTGCTCGCTGGCTCCAGGGTCAGATCCGCAAATCCGAGCGCACTTTTCGAGTCGGGATAGGCGCGGCGGACCAAGGCACGCAGCCGGGCCAACAGTTCATCGAGTTCGAAAGGCTTGCCGAGGTAGTCATCGGCTCCTGCATCGAGCCCTTCGACACGTTCGTTGACGCTGACGCGCGCGGTCAGCATCAGGATGGGCACCCGGTCGCCGGCGGCACGTAGCTGGCGGCACAGAGTCAACCCATCGGTCCCCGGCATCGTCACGTCAACGATCAGGGCGTCTGGATCCTCCTGCAGTGTCACTGCCAAGGCTTCCCGCCCGTTCGTGGCGGTGAGGACTTCATACCCTTCCAGGCCGAGGGCGGTGCTCAAGGAGAGCAGAATCTCTGGATCGTCATCAACCAGCAGAATGCGGCACGCGGTGGTCATTGTCATGATTCCTGAGTCTAGCCAGGCGCCGTGACGGAGATTTAAGGATTGACTAATATTCGCTGGCCAGGATCGTGCCATGACTACTTTCACCGCCGCACAGGCTGTTTCTCGTTCCGGAGCATTGGACCCGGCCGGACTTCGGATCGTGATCGGCGCGGGCGGCACGGGCGGCCACATCTACCCGGGCCTGGCTATTGCCGACGCCATCCTGAAGCGCGTCCCGGAGGCCAAGATCAGCTTCACCGGCACCAGCCGCGGCTTGGAAGGGACACTGGTTCCCAAATTTGGCTACGAACTGGCAACCAGCAGCATGATTCCGTTTGCCGCCTCGATGGGGTGGCGCCGATTCGCCCTTCCGGTCTATCTGCTGCGGGCGGGAATTGACTGTGCCCGTCGCTTCCGCAGGGACGGGGTGGATCTCGTGATTGGCATGGGCGGCTACCCCAGTTCCCCGGCCATTGTCGGTGCCTGGCTGGCCGGAATTCCACGGTTGATCCATGAATCCAACGCGCGTTCGGGAAAGGCAAACCAGGTGGCCGCCCTCCTGAGCGACCACATCGGGATCGCCTTTGACCACGCCCAAGGCCAGCTACCCTCCCTGGGAAAAGATGTCCGCCGGGTAGGTGTGCCGCTGATGCCGGCAGTGGTAGCGATGAACCGTGCCGGGCTGCGGTCCGAAGCCGTGGACTCCCTGGGCGTATCACCGGACCAGCGGCTCGTAGTCGTCAACGGCGGCAGTCAGGGCGCCCGCAGTCTCACAAAGGCGGCGCTCGAGCTGGCCGCACTGTGGCGGGACCGGACAGACGTCATGTTGCTGATCAAAACGGGACCAGCGGATTACCAGGCCGCTGTGCAGCGCATCGAAGAACTCAAGGCATCCCACGGCACGCGGGTTGTGGCGTACATGGACCGGATGGATCTGGTCTACGCCGCCGCTGACGTGATGGTCGGGCGCTCCGGCGCAGCGACGGTGGCCGAACTGGCACACATTGGCCTGCCGGCCGTGCTCATTCCTCACCCATGGGCCGCAGGGGACCACCAGCGGCACAACGCCGAAGTCCTTGTCGAGTGCGGCGGCGCCGTCATGATGACGGACCAGGAGCTCACCGGGGCCAGACTGGCCGACGAATTGGAGGTCCTGCTGGCCGACCCAGATCGGCTGGAGCGCATGTCCGAATCAATGCGGTCCGCCGAACACTCCCAGGCAGCTGACTCGATGGCGCAGTGGGCGATCGATCTGGCACAGGAATACCAGGCTTCTAACACTTCCCGCGCAGCCGCCCGCCACTAGGCGGGATCCTGCACCCCACCAAAACCAAAGCAACCAAACAAGCCAACCAAGGAGAAACCACCATGAACGAACGCAATCATTGGGCCGGCCGGCTCGTACTAGTCACCGGAGCCGAAGGATTCATCGGCTCCACACTCGTCGATGAATTGGTGCGTGCCGGCTGCCGGATTCGGGCCTTCACCCATTACAAACCGTATGCGGAGAAGGGATTCCTCGCTGGCTATGCTGACCACCCCGACGTGGAGCTGCTCACCGGCGATGTGCGTGATCCGGTAAGCGTCTACTCAGCTGTGGAGGGTGTAGATACTGTGTTCCATCTGGCGGCTCTGATTGGCATCCCCTACAGCTATGCTGCCCCTGACTCCTACGTCCAAACGAACGTCGTCGGCACCCACCACGTCCTCGCCGCCTGCCGTCGCTTCGGTGCACGCTTGGTTCACACCTCGACCTCCGAGGTCTACGGGACCGCCCTGACCGCGCCGATCAGTGAATCGCATCCACTCCAGCCGCAATCGCCGTACTCGGCCAGCAAAATATCAGCCGATATGCTCGCCTTGTCGTATTGGCACAGCTTTGACCAGCCGGTTGCCATCTGCCGGCCCTTCAACACCTACGGTCCCCGGCAGTCCGCGCGGGCCGTCATCCCCGCCATCCTCCAACAACTGCACGGCGGCGCCAAGGAAATCAGACTTGGTTCGCTCACTCCCACCCGTGACTTCACCTTTGCCACCGACACCGCCCGCGGATTCATGGCGATCGGCGCATCGGACCAAGCCCTCGGGCGTGCGATAAATCTGGGCACAGGATCCGAAATCAGCATCGGAAACCTTGTCGAGCTGCTGATCGACATCTCCGGCCAGGACGCGCAAATCGTCAGCGATCCGCAGCGGATGCGCCCTGCCGGCAGCGAAGTGCAACGACTTCTCTCAGACAACGCCCTGGCGAAGGAGCTCGCAGGATGGGAACCGACAGTCAGCCTGCGGACCGGCCTCGAAGCTACTTCACGCTGGATCCATGCCCGTGGCGATGGAAACATCGCATATGCCGTGTAGGTGACTGGAGGAAAGCAACGCAATCATATGCGAGGGAACTCACAGTGAATCTGCGCTATCGGCCACGCGCTGACATTTAGAATTGATGCTGGGCCGCGGCCCATTTCCCTTCAGGTGGCCGATGAGGCAGTTTCCCTCAGCCGGTCGCTGAGAAAACTCTTAACCGCGCGATGCCACTGGCGCTCGATGCGCGGCGACTCGACCGGCAGTGCCCGGTCAAACAAGGAAGGTAACCGTTGACAACGAAGTCCGATAGCTGTCTTGGCCAGTGGATCGACCGGGAGGCTCTCGCTGAGGCGATGATCCCCCTGATCGGCCGCCTATACCGGGAGAACGGCGTTGTCACCTCCGTTCATGGTCGCAGCCTGATCAACCAGTCGGTGGTAGGAATTCTCAAGGCACACCGTTTCGCCCGGCAGATCGACGAGGTCGAATTGCCCCTGGAGGATACGCTCCCCCTGCTTGAGGCGCTGAAGGACCTGAACCCCGGCCCGGCATCGATCGACATCGCACGGATGAACGCCCGTTACAAGGAATTTGGCCAGGGCAGGGAAATCACGGACTTCCTCCGCGAGGAACTCTCCGACATCGCGGGGCTGCACGGCAGTGATGACCGTACCAGCCGGGATGTCGTGCTCTACGGCTTCGGACGGATCGGCAGGCTGTTGGCTCGGATCCTGATCGAGCACTCGGGCGGCGGGCATGGTCTTCGACTGCGCGCCATCGTGGTTCGTAAGGGCTCCGATCAGGACTTGATCAAGCGGGCGAGCCTGCTGCGCCGGGATTCGGTTCACGGCCCCTTCGAAGGCACGATTACCGTTGACGAGGCGAACAACACAATTCTCGCCAACGGCACTCTGATCCAGGTCATCTACTCCGCCGATCCGGCCTCGGTCGACTACACGGGCTATGGAATCGACAACGCCATCGTCGTCGACAACACCGGCCGTTGGCGCGATGAACAGGGGCTGTCACAGCACCTGAAGTGTCCCGGTGTCTCTCGGGTGCTGCTCACGGCGCCGGGCAAGGGCGACCTGAAGAACATCGTCCACGGCATCAACCACGACACCATCTCGGACGACGACACGATCGTGACCGCAGCGTCGTGCACCACGAACGCCATCGTCCCAGTGCTCAAGGCGATCAACGACAAGTACCAGGTGGTGCACGGGCATGTGGAGACGGTTCATTCGTTCACCAATGACCAGAATCTGATCGACAACTTCCATTCCGGCGATCGCCGTGGGCGGTCGGCCGCGCTGAACATGGTGCTCACCGAAACCGGAGCAGCCAAGGCTGTTGCCAAGGCGCTGCCCGTCCTTGCCGGCAAGCTGACCGGAAACGCTATCCGAGTCCCGACTCCGGACGTTTCGATGGCGATTCTGAATCTCACGCTTGAGAATGGCACCTCCAAGGACGAGCTGAACACGTACCTGCGGGAAATGTCGCTGCACTCCGAGCTGCACAAGCAGATCGATTTCATCGATTCTCCCGAGGTGGTCTCCACCGACTTCGTCGGCTCCCGTCGCGCCGGCATCGTCGATGGTCTTGCCACCATCTGCAGCGGCAACAACTCGGTCGTCTACGTCTGGTACGACAACGAGTTCGGCTACAGCTGCCAGGTGATCCGGGTGCTCGAAGAAATGGCGGGAGCGCACCCACCGGCGTTCCCCCGCGTGTAGCCGGCCAGCTGCAGGAGTGCAGCGTGTCAGGAGTAAGCTCGCTGTTAAGACCTGACACACTTGACTCCCCTCCGATAGGCCAGGCAGATTTCCGCACCCGACCCGCGTCGTCACCACTTCGTCGACCTCACCCCGCTGCGCCGGAGTCCGGCCTTCGCGCGGCTGTGGCTCGGGAGCACGATCGCGGGCATCGGCAGCCAGATGACTGTCGTCGCGGTCGGCCTGCAGGTCTACCAGCTGACCCATTCGACGTTCGCTGTTTCCATGGTCGGCACGACCGCGTTGGTGCCGATGGTCCTTGCCGGTTTGTACGGCGGGATGCTCGCCGACGCTTTCGACCGTCGATTGGTGGCGCTGGTCTCAGCCTGCGTTGCCTGGGCAGCCACCTTCGGGATAGCGGCGGCGGCCTGGCTGCAGATTGACACAGTCTGGCCGCTGTACCTGCTGACGGCGTTGAATGCCGTTGCGGCAACCATAATCGGCACATCTCGGCAGGCAATCCTGCCGCGACTTCTGCCAACTGACCTGCTACCGGCCGCGGCCGCGCTGAACGGCATCGCTATCGGTGCGATGGTGACGGTAGGGCCTGCGCTGGCCGGCGTGCTGGTCGCCGGCATCGGTTTCGGCTGGACCTATACCGTGGACGTTCTGCTGTTCAGCGCAGCGTTCCTCGGCATCATCACGCTGCCGCCCGTCCGGCCGGAAGGTGAGGTGCAGCGACCGGGACTTGCATCGATCCGCTACGGACTCGGCTTTCTGAAGCGCGCGCCCAACGTCCGGATGTCGTTCGTGGTCGACATCATTGCCATGACGTTCGGCCGCCCGCACGCGCTCTTTCCCGCCGTCGGCGCCCTGCTGATCGGCGGTGGTGCGGTGACGGTTGGCATCCTGACCGCGGCCGGAGCCGTCGGCACGCTGCTGAGCAGTCTGCTATCCGGGCGGCTCGGCCATGTCCGGCGCCAGGGGGTAGCGATCGGCTGGGCGATTGCGGTTTACGGCCTTTTCATTCTCGGCTTCGGCGCGGTGCTCGCGTACACCACGTTCTTTGAGCCCGGCAATGTCACCGAGTCGTTCGACGGAGCGCACACAACGGCGCTTGTGATCGCATCGATCATGTTGGCGGGAACGGGAGCCGCCGACAACGTGAGCGCGATATTCCGGACAACTCTGCTGCAATCCGCGGTCCCCGACAACATGCGTGGGCGGCTGCAGGGAATATTCACCGTTGTTGTCACCGGTGGCCCCAGAGTCGGCGACTTCTATGTTGGCGTCACCGCGGCGCTGTTCGCGGTTTGGCTTCCTCCGGTACTTGGCGGAATCCTGATCATCGCGCTCATCGCGCTGCTGGTCCGGTTCCAGCGCACCTTCCGCCACTATGACGCCGAAAACCCAGTGCCGTAGCGCTACCGCGGAGAGGCCTTCTGCCTCGGCTGGGAGGGGTGAGTTCCAGCGGGAGACTTAAAGCCCTCATCTCGGCTGCTAAGCCTCCCGGCGACTCACCGATTCGCGATGTCGCGGCGCTACTGAGGACCGCGATGCCGCGGCGTGCGGAGCGCGCGGCGTCCCGGCTCCGGGCGTCGAAGATCGCCCTCGAGGACGTTCTCGCCGAGGTTCTGCAAGAAGCGCGGCCCGTTTCGGGATAGTTCCTGCTCGAACTCGGCAGCCCAGGCGCCAAACGGCCGATTCGCCAGCGCCTCGTTTGAGAACCGGTGATCATCCGTGACTTCGGTCAGGCAGAAGTCGGGGATCCGGAGATCGGTCACCGGCCCGCCGCGTTCGCATTCGGCAATGATGAGCGGACGGTTTCGGCTTGCGAAAACATCGATGACCCAGCCGTCCTGACCAAGCCATAGCGAAAAGCGGTTCTTGATGATCCTGGCCTCGCCCAGCCGGATCATGTTCAGCCCGACGTTCACGTCGATTTCACGTTCGGCCTCGTAACGGGTGCCACCGATCATCGGGCCCTTCACCGTCATCGCACAGAAGTCGAAGGCATCGGCGTGTTGGTCGAGCGCGGCGAGCTCATTGCCCATGTCCGCCGGATCAAGCGTCAGCGAACTCGCCTGGACCCGCAATCGAAGTGCGTATCCGCCTTCGGCCATGTAATAGTTCTGGATAATCAGATCCGGATCCGGCTCACGCACTACCTCGGGTGGAAGTTCCCGGACATAGAACCGCCGTTCGAACTCGAAATCGCCGAAGCCTCTGTCGGACATAGTCGATTGATTCCTCCCTGCGTGGCAGCCATTGAGAACGTACCACTGAATACGAAGTATCCGCGCCGAAGGCCGACACGCTCCGGCGTAACTCCGTCGCCTCTGAGTACAGCGCATTCTGAATTCAGATAGGCATGTACTATTGGATGCATGCAATCCGCCACTCTTTCGCACACTGCCGCCCTGGTGCGGTTCGGGCACGCTCTGTCAGATGAGACCCGGGCGCAAATCCTGCTTGCCTTGCGCGTTGCGCCAGCGCGTCCGTCCGATCTCGCCGACGCGCTCGGCGTCTCACGCCAGGTGATGTCGAATCAGCTGGCCTGCCTTCGGGGCTGCGGTCTGGTGTCTGCTGTTCCGGACGGGCGGCGCACCTGGTACCGGCTTGCCGAGCCCGAGATCGCAGCGGGTTTGAATGATCTGTTGTCGCTGGTGCTGACAGTGGATCCGGACTGCTGCGCCGAGAGCGGATGCGCCTGCAATGAGTAACCGCAGGGAAGGAGTAGCTGCCGTCGCTAGCGAGCGCCGCGTCGTCCTGGAGCGCCGGGTGCGGTGGGTAGTCGGCGCAACGATTGGCTACAACATCGTTGAGGCGGTTGTCGCACTCATCGCCGGCCAGGCAGCGTCCTCGGCGGCCCTGATCGCCTTCGGGCTGGATTCGCTCGTGGAAGTGCTGTCTGCCGCAGCCGTGGCGTGGCAGTTTGCCAGCCCGGATCCAGGTTCCCGGGAGCGGATCGCGATGCGGCTGATTGCCGTCTCGTTCTTCGGGCTGGCACTTTTCGTCACCCTCGATGCGGTACGGACGCTCTTCGGCGACACAGAACCCGAACACTCGGTTGTCGGCATCGTGCTCGCCGCCGTGAGCCTGGCGATTATGCCAACGCTGAGCTGGGTCGAACGACGCACCGGCAGGGAACTCGGCTCCGCGTCGGCGGTAGCTGATTCGAAGCAGACGCTGCTCTGCGCTTATCTGTCCGGCGTCTTGCTCGCCGGGCTGTTGGTCAACAGCCTATTCGGCTGGGCCTGGGCCGACCCAGTTGCGGCGCTGATAATCGCCGCGTTCGCACTGAAGGAAGGCGTGGACGCGTGGCGGGGCGACGCCTGCTGCGCACCGGCATCGAGGTAACAGTTACACCGTCGAGATCGGCGTGATACTGACGTTCCCGACGCCGGGAAGGCCGCGGCGTAATGCCATGTCCACGTCGTGGCGGATCGGGCCGAAGTCGGCCACGGTCATTCCTGCCTCTGTGACAACGGACGACTGAACGCTTAGCCGATGGCCTATCCAGCGGAGGCGCAGCTCGCCGACATCCTGCACGCCCGAAGTGGCGCGCACCAGTCTCTCGGCGCGGTCGACCAGCTCGGGATCGACCGCGTCCAGCAGACGGCGGCCGACGTCCCGAGCCGTGCCCCACAACAGAACGACGATCGCGGCGGAGATGAGCAGGCCAACCACAGGATCGGCGATGGGGAATCCGAGCCACACGCCAATCACGCCGAACACCACCACCAGTGAGGTAAATCCGTCGGTTCGGGCATGAACGCCGTCGGCGACCAATGCCGCTGATCCGATATTGCGTCCGATTCTGATCCGGTACACGGCGACGAGTTCATTTCCGCCGAAACCAATCAGGCCGGCGGCAAGCACCCAGCCCAGGTTCTCAACCGGCTGCGGATCGACCAGCCGCCGGACGGATTCGACGGCGGCGACGACTGCCGATAGTGCGATCATCGCGACGATGAACAGGCCCGCGAGGTCTTCCGCGCGGCCGAACCCGTAGGTGTAACGGCGGTTTGCGGCGCGTCGTCCAAGGACGAATGCGATCCATAGCGGTACAGCGGTGAGGGCGTCCGAGAAATTATGTACAGTGTCCGCCAGCAACGCCACCGACCCGCTGATCAAGACGATGACGGCCTGAACTAGCGCTGTGACCCCCAGTCCAATCAGGCTGATCTTTACCGCGCGAATGCCCTGGCTGCTGGCCTCCAACGCATCATCGATCGAATCCGACGCATCATGACTGTGCGGCACAAACAGGCCGTACAGGAATCCCTTCCAGCCCGCCGGATGCGAGTGTACGTGCCCGGCGTGCTCGTGGGGATCGCTGTGATGATGGGCATGTGGATGGCCGTGGACGTCATCGTCATCGTGGGTATGCCCCGGCCGATTCAGCCCGTGCGGCGCATCATTCACGGCTTGTTCAGCTCTGAGTGGTGATGGCGCGGAACCCCGCCCAGACTGTGCTCGGCCTGGAAGATCGCGTCGGTAACCAGCTGCCGTGCGTGTTCATTGGCCAGCCGGTAGAACACCCGGGTACCGTCCTGCCGGGTCGACACAATGCGAGCCAACCTGAGCTTTGCCAGGTGCTGAGACACCGCTGGTGCCGGCTTGCCCAGGGCATCGGCCAGATGATTCACCGATAGTTCTTCATCCCGTAACGCCAGGATAATTCGCACCCGGGTGGCGTCCGCCAACATCGCAAACACCTCGACGGCAAGTTCGACGTACTGGCTGTCCGGCCGCCGCCCACATATCTCACTATCTGCATTCATACGCAGATTATTACACGACGCGCCCCAAGTGGGATTTGACAGCCCACACTGCTTGGGGCGGCATCACGTGCCGCCCCAAGCAGAACGCAGTCCGGTGTTAGTTCTGGCCGAGGAGTTTGCGTATCTCGGCGATCTCCTCCTCCTGGCTGGAGATCACCTTGTCGGCGAGTTTGAGTGCCTCGGGGTTGGAGCCCGACTGTCGCTCGGTCTTGGCCATGTCGACCGCTCCCTCGTGGTGCTTGATCATCTGCTCGAGGAAGAGCCTCGACGCTGACTCAGCGTCGGCGGCATCCAAAGCCTTCATACCGTCCTCAGACATCATCCCGTCCATGCCAGGGCCGCCGTGCTCCATGCCGTGCTTGCCTTCGGGGGTCGCCGCCGCACCCCACTCCTCGAGCCATCCGGCCATCGTGGTGATTTCCGGGCCCTGAGCCGCCTTGATCCGCTCAGCCAGGTCGCGAACTTCCGGACGTAGGCCGTCCTTGGCGAGGACCATGTCGCTCATTTCCACGGCCTGGCTGTGGTGCGGAATCATCATCTGCGCGAATGTAACGTCCGCATCGTTATGATCGGCGGACGACTCCTGGCTGCTAGAGCCGGAGTCATGGTGTCCCGTCGATCCGGAGTCGGTTCCGGCGCAACCCGCCAGGGCGAGTGCGGCGATGGCAAGAGTACTAGCGATAAGGGACATGCGTTTGGTCTTCATGGTGTTTCCTTCGTGCTTAGCTGGAGCGCGCTCGGTATCCGCCGAGCGGACTGAGAACTAAGTGGCGTGCCCGAGACCGGGCGCGAAGGTGTTTAACAGCGCAAGATGGACAGCTCCGCGAGCGATCTCGGCGGCCGGCGCCGCGATGTCGGCGGGAGTGGCGCCCGGAAGAGGCTGCGCAAATGCCGCGGCAGCAACCACGCGGATGGGAGTTTTCGTACTGAGATCAGGGTGAGCAGGACAAGCGCGAGAATGCAGGCAGCTGCGACGGTCACGTCGTGGCCGCCGCAGCCAGTTCCCGCGCAATGACTCGTGGATTCCGCTCCGCTGCCGGATGCCGCGGCCGAGCCGGCAGCGTGGTGGCCGGCGGATCCACTATCCGGCGCCGCGGCCGGGATCCCCGGCGTCGCTACCGCCTGGTGGCCGTGCCCGCCGACCCAGACATGCATGGCCAGAACGCCGACGATCAGGGCGGCGATACCAAAGAGCCAGGCGACCGGAGCCAGCACGTCGCGCGGGCGCTGCCTACCGGAGAAAGCGGCTTGCATCTCCTGATTCCTCCCTCTGCCTCGACTCGTCTTCCAGCCTGAAATCCCCGCTAGGCGGGAACCTGTTCGCGCTGCACTGGAGCCGAACTCAGAACTGCCTGCGTGCTGGCCTCTGGGCGCAGGTCCAACCTGCGGAGCAATTGGGCGTTGAGCGCCACGACGACGGTGGAAACCGACATCAGCATGGCGCCGACAGCCATCGGAAGGACGAAGCCGACTGGCGCGAGGATGCCTGCTGCCAGTGGCACTGACAGCAGGTTGTAGCCGGCTGCCCACCACAGATTCTGCTTCATCTTCCGGTAGCTCGCCCGGGACAGCTCGATGACTGACAGCACGGACCGCGGGTCATCGCTGGCCAGAATTACCTCGGCCGACGCAATGGCCACGTCCGTGCCTGCGCCAATTGCCAGGCCGACATCGGCCTGCGCGAGGGCCGGCGCGTCATTGACACCGTCGCCGACCATGACCACCCTGCGCCCCTGCTGCTGCAACTCGGCAACTTTCTCACCTTTGTCGGCCGGTTTGACGCCGGCGAATACCTGGTCGATACCAAGGTCACTGGCCACGGACTGAGCAACGGCTTCCGCGTCCCCGGTGATCATCACCACCCGAATATTCAGGGCGTGCAGCGCCTCCACTGCCTGTCGTGATTCTTCCCGTACCTCGTCCGCCAGCCCGATCGCCCCGATGACCGTTGAATCAGCGAGAACGTGAAGGATTATCTCGCCCTCGGCGCGCCAGGCTTCGACTAACGGCAGTTCGTCGGCCCCGCTGGCATCCAGCATGCCGGGACCACCGACACTGATCCTCGCTCCCTCGACGGTCGCGGACACTCCTACCGCGGTTGAGGCCTTGAAGCCGGTCGCCTTCGGCACCGTTATGCCGCGGCGGTGCGCGGCTGCCACGATGGCGCGTGCCAGCGGATGCTCGCTATCGGCTTCCGCGGCGGCGGCCAGGGCCAATACCTCGTCATCGTGGTGTTGCTGTACCGACGCAACCCGCGTCACTGCAGGCTCTCCCTTGGTCAAGGTTCCGGTCTTGTCGAAGAGAACGGTGTCGATTCGGCGCATGGTTTCCAGCGCCATCCGGTCCTTGATCAGCACGCCACCCTTGGCGGCGCGTTCGGTGGCGATGGAAACCACCAGCGGGATTGCCAGCCCGAGGGCGTGCGGGCAGGCGATCACCAGCACAGTGATTGTTCGGATCAGCGCATCCTCGGGAACACCGAGCAACGACCAGGTAGCGAAAGTGATGACTGCCGCAACGAGGGCAAACCAGAAGAGCCACGCTGCCGCCTTGTCGGCCAGCCGCTGAGCGTGCGTTGAGGAGCTCTGCGCCGCCATCACCAGGCGCTGGATACCCGCCAGCGCCGTGTCGTCTCCGATGGCTGTGACTTGCACCCGAATCGCGGTATCCGTAGCCACCGTTCCGGCGACGACATTGTCACCCGGCTGTCGGCGCACCGGCTGAGATTCCCCGGTGATCATTGATTCGTCTACATCGGCGGTCCCATCGATTACGGTGCCATCGGCCGGAATGCGTCCACCGGGCCGAACAATCACCACATCGCTGACTACGAGGGCGGACGGAGGGACCGTCGTTACCGAGTCGCCATCGATCCGTTCTGCCTCGTCCGGCAGAAGCGCAGCCAGTGACTCCAATGCGGAAGAGGTTTGCGCCAGGGAACGCATCTCGATCCAGTGACCCAAAAGCATGATGACGACCAGGAGCGCCAGTTCCCACCAGAAGTCCAGATGGTGGGCGATGACTCCCAGGCTCGCGCCCCACGACGCGAAGAATGCGACGGTGATCGCCAGACCGATAAGCAACATCATCCCGGGCTTCAACGCCCTGATTTCACTTACCGCACCGGTCAGGAAGGGCTTACCGCCCCAGACATACATCACGGTGCCCAGCACCGGCGAAACCCAGGCGATGCCGGGAACGTCAGGCAGCGAGTAGCCGAG is part of the Saxibacter everestensis genome and harbors:
- a CDS encoding cation diffusion facilitator family transporter is translated as MNDAPHGLNRPGHTHDDDDVHGHPHAHHHSDPHEHAGHVHSHPAGWKGFLYGLFVPHSHDASDSIDDALEASSQGIRAVKISLIGLGVTALVQAVIVLISGSVALLADTVHNFSDALTAVPLWIAFVLGRRAANRRYTYGFGRAEDLAGLFIVAMIALSAVVAAVESVRRLVDPQPVENLGWVLAAGLIGFGGNELVAVYRIRIGRNIGSAALVADGVHARTDGFTSLVVVFGVIGVWLGFPIADPVVGLLISAAIVVLLWGTARDVGRRLLDAVDPELVDRAERLVRATSGVQDVGELRLRWIGHRLSVQSSVVTEAGMTVADFGPIRHDVDMALRRGLPGVGNVSITPISTV
- a CDS encoding ArsR/SmtB family transcription factor, with the translated sequence MNADSEICGRRPDSQYVELAVEVFAMLADATRVRIILALRDEELSVNHLADALGKPAPAVSQHLAKLRLARIVSTRQDGTRVFYRLANEHARQLVTDAIFQAEHSLGGVPRHHHSELNKP
- a CDS encoding DUF305 domain-containing protein translates to MKTKRMSLIASTLAIAALALAGCAGTDSGSTGHHDSGSSSQESSADHNDADVTFAQMMIPHHSQAVEMSDMVLAKDGLRPEVRDLAERIKAAQGPEITTMAGWLEEWGAAATPEGKHGMEHGGPGMDGMMSEDGMKALDAADAESASRLFLEQMIKHHEGAVDMAKTERQSGSNPEALKLADKVISSQEEEIAEIRKLLGQN
- a CDS encoding MFS transporter, producing the protein MSAPDPRRHHFVDLTPLRRSPAFARLWLGSTIAGIGSQMTVVAVGLQVYQLTHSTFAVSMVGTTALVPMVLAGLYGGMLADAFDRRLVALVSACVAWAATFGIAAAAWLQIDTVWPLYLLTALNAVAATIIGTSRQAILPRLLPTDLLPAAAALNGIAIGAMVTVGPALAGVLVAGIGFGWTYTVDVLLFSAAFLGIITLPPVRPEGEVQRPGLASIRYGLGFLKRAPNVRMSFVVDIIAMTFGRPHALFPAVGALLIGGGAVTVGILTAAGAVGTLLSSLLSGRLGHVRRQGVAIGWAIAVYGLFILGFGAVLAYTTFFEPGNVTESFDGAHTTALVIASIMLAGTGAADNVSAIFRTTLLQSAVPDNMRGRLQGIFTVVVTGGPRVGDFYVGVTAALFAVWLPPVLGGILIIALIALLVRFQRTFRHYDAENPVP
- a CDS encoding DUF6153 family protein; protein product: MQAAFSGRQRPRDVLAPVAWLFGIAALIVGVLAMHVWVGGHGHQAVATPGIPAAAPDSGSAGHHAAGSAAASGSGAESTSHCAGTGCGGHDVTVAAACILALVLLTLISVRKLPSAWLLPRHLRSLFRAPLPPTSRRRPPRSLAELSILRC
- a CDS encoding cation transporter is translated as MSNRREGVAAVASERRVVLERRVRWVVGATIGYNIVEAVVALIAGQAASSAALIAFGLDSLVEVLSAAAVAWQFASPDPGSRERIAMRLIAVSFFGLALFVTLDAVRTLFGDTEPEHSVVGIVLAAVSLAIMPTLSWVERRTGRELGSASAVADSKQTLLCAYLSGVLLAGLLVNSLFGWAWADPVAALIIAAFALKEGVDAWRGDACCAPASR
- a CDS encoding ArsR/SmtB family transcription factor, which translates into the protein MQSATLSHTAALVRFGHALSDETRAQILLALRVAPARPSDLADALGVSRQVMSNQLACLRGCGLVSAVPDGRRTWYRLAEPEIAAGLNDLLSLVLTVDPDCCAESGCACNE